The window CCCCCGCCCGGCAAGCCGCGGCTGATCGGCGCCGACGCCTCCCACGCCTGGGCGTCGGTGTTCGCCCCCGGCATGGGCTGGATCGACTTCGACCCGACCAACCACAAGTTCGTCGACGACACCTACATCGTCACGGCCATCGGGCGGGACTACTCCGACGTCCCGCCGCTCAAGGGCGTCATCTTCACCGAGAGCACCAAGAACACCCTCACGGTCTCGGTGGACATGGCCCCGCTCACGGCGGAGATCCCCGACGCGGGATCCCGCGATCCCGGGAGCGCGTGACCACGGAGCGCTTGACCAGCGGTTTTGCGGGGTAGCGTCGCGACGTGCGCTCCTTCTCCTGCCCGAAGTGCGGGCACCTGCTGTTCTTCGAGAACAGCCTCTGCCTGAACTGCGAGTCCGAGGTCGGGTTCGACCGGGCCGCGGCCGAGTTCGTCCTCGCGCCGCCCGCGACGCGGTGCGCCAACGCCGTCCTGGCCGAGTGCAACTGGATCGCACCCGACGGCGGGCTCTGCGACTGCTGCGACCTGACCCGCACCCGCCCCAGCGACGACGACACCGAGGGCATGGCCGCGTTCGCCCGCGCCGAGGCGGCCAAGCGCCGGCTGCTCTACCAGCTCGACGACCTCGGCCTCGGTGTCGAGGCCACGCCGGACTGCCCGGGCCTGGAGTTCGACCTGCTGTCCTCGGTCGACGAACCGGTGACCACCGGGCACGCGGACGGCGTCATCACCCTCGATCTCGCCGAGGGCGACGACGGGCACCGCGAGACCATGCGCGTCCGCCTCGACGAGCCGTACCGGACCCTGCTCGGCCACTTCCGTCACGAGGTCGGGCACTACTACTGGATGCGTCTCGTCGACGGGGGTCCCGCGCTGCCGGCGACCCGCAAGCTCTTCGGCGACGAGCGGGCCGACTACGCCGAGGCCCTCGCGGCGCACTACTCCTCCGACCCGGAGCCGGGGTGGGACCAGACCCACGTCTCGATCTACGCCACCGCCCACCCGTGGGAGGACTGGGCCGAGACGTTCGCCCACTACCTGCACATCCGCGACGCCCTACAGACGGCCTCCGCGTTCGGCATCGTCGTCGCGGGCCCGGAGGTCGAGGTCCCGCCGGACCCCGACGCCCCGCTGGCGTCGGTCCCGATCGAGACCGACGACTTCGACGACCTGGTGAACTCCTGGCTCCCGCTGACCTACGCGCTCAACGCCGTCAACCGGAGCATGGGCAAGAAGGACCTCTACCCGTTCGTGCTCTCCCCCGCGGTGCTCGACAAGCTCCGCTTCGTGCACACGTTGGTCACGCGCAAGCCGCCTGCACGTCCGCAATGACGATCTTCTCGGGCTTGTTGATCGCCTCGAACGCGATCTGGGCCTTGGGCCCGTTGAGCAGCTCGAGCACCGGCAGCGGGACGACCTGCCAGGACAGCCCGAACTTGTCCTTCAGCCACCCGCAGTAGCTCGGCTCGCCGCCCGCCACGAGCGCGTCGAAGTAGTGGTCGACCTCGGCCTGGTCGGCGCAGAAGATCTGGAACGAGACCGCCTCGCTGAACGTGAACATCGGGCCCCCGTTGAGCCCGGTGAACGGCTGGCCGTTGAGCGTGAACTCGACGACCATCTCGGCGCCCGCCTCGTTGCTGGGCGTGCCGCCGTCGGGCGCGAGACCGACCTCGCCCATCTTCGAGTTCGGGAAGACCGACGTGTAGAACTCCGCGGCCTCCCGGGCGTTCCCGTCGAACCACAGGCACGGGGTGATCGGCTTGTTCATTGCTGTCTCCTCCGGGGTGTGTGTCGCTCTCGTACCCCTGGTGACGACCGCGGACCCCAAAACTCATCGCTCTGCACCACGAAAGCGCACATCCGTACGCCGAATCCGAGGAAAACGCGTACGGATCTGCGCTTTCGTGGGAGGAGTTACTCGAAGAGCGCGGGGAGAGTGGGGTCGGCGCGGTGGGCGAAGATCGCCTCGATGACGCGGTCCGGGGTGCGGCGGTGGGACAGCGGCGGGAGCTGGTCGCGGGTGTAGAACCCGACGCCGTCGGTCTCGTGGTCGCCGCCGGCTTCGCCGCCGATGACGTCGCCGCCGAAGACGATCTTGTAGGCGCTGAACGGCGAGCCCGGGTCGTGGGCGTCGAAGACGCCGATCAGGTGGGTGAGCCGGCAGTGAAACCCGGACTCCTCGCGGACCTCGCGCTCGGCCGAGGAAGCCGGGGAGTCGCCGACGTCGGCCCAGCCGCCGGGCAACGACCAGCGGCCGTCGGCGACCTCGCGGACGAGCAGCAGCCGGTTCTCCTCGTCGAAGACGGCGGCGCGGACGTCGACCTTCGGCGTCACGTAGCCCTCGGTCGGGTGGTACATCTCGGGCAGCTCGACCTCGGGCCGGGCCCAGAGCTCGGCGAGCATCGCCTTCGAGATCGCGGCGAGCTCGGTGTAGCGCCGGGTCTCGTAGGGGTTCGAGGCGAACGTCGAGCCGATCCGCGCCATCGCGTCGAGCTTGCGCGCCCAGGCCAGCCACGGCGAGCCGGCCGGCACTCCCGGCGGCAGGTCCTCCGGCACCTCGGGCAGGTCCGCGGAACTCACGACCCGTCCACCCGCTTCCACTCGCCGAGGTGGGCGGTCTCGTTGTAGGCGTGGACGGCGGAATTGCCGTCGCCGTACCAGCGGACGGTGGACAGCGCCGCGGGGTCGAGCTGCAGGCGGTGGATCGTCGCGATCGGCGCGCCCAGCGCCTCACGGATCAGCATCTTGATCGAGCCGACGTGCGCCACGATCAACACGCCGCGCCCGGCGTGCGTGGCGAGGATCCGCTGCTGGGCCTCCGCCACGCGGGCCGCGACCTGCAGCAGGCTCTCCCCGTTCGGTGGCGCGATCTCCGGGTTCGACAGCCACTGCGACAGCGCGTCCCCGGCCTGGGCCCGGGCCTCGGCGAAGGTCAGGCCGTCCCAGTCGCCGAAGTCGCATTCGCGGAACCCGTCGTCGACGATCACTTCGAGCCCGACCGCGTCCGCGACCGCCTGCGCGGTCTGCCGCGCCCGCAGCAGCGGCGAGGAGACGATGACGTCGATCCCGCCGTTCGCCGCGAGGTGGGTGGCCGCGGCCTTCGCCTGCTGCTGCCCGCGCTCGGACAACGGCGGGTCGAACCGGATGCCGGAGAACCGCTTCTCGATGGTGTGCGGGGTCTCGCCGTGGCGGAGCAGGCGCAGGGTCGTGACGTGCCCGAGGTCCGTGGCCCAGCCGATGATCTTCGGGATCGGGCCGGTCTCGTCGAGCGCGACCTCCTTGGCCAGCGGCTGCGCGGACACGACGCGGATCTCACCGGTCCGCTCGCCGGGCGGCGGCTCGACGGCCGGGCCCGACCCGTCGAGGGCGAGGTTGGCGAGCCGGTCCGCGTGGGTGTTCTCGCCCCGCGGGATCCAGGTCCAGCGCACCTGCGCCTGCGCCGGGATCAGCGTCTTCGCCTTGCTCGCCAGCGGCTTGAGGTTCTCGTGCTTGACGCTCCACCGGCCGGCCATCTGCTCGATGACGAGCTTGGAGTCCATGCGGACCTCGACCTGTGCGGTCGGGTCGAGCTCGAAGGCCGCCTCCAGGGCCGCGATCAGGCCGGAGTACTCGGCGACGTTGTTCGTCGTGACCCCGAGCGTGGCCGCGCGCTCGGCGAGGACCTCACCGGTGTCGGCGTCGCGCACGACTGCGCCGTAGGACGCCGGACCAGGATTGCCGCGGGCCGCTCCATCGGCCTCGACCACGAGCCGACGCGTCATCTACAACCCCGAGTCCGCGACGCGGACGAGGATCCGCCGGCACTCCTCGCAGCGCACGACCTCGTCCTCGGGCGTGGCCCGGACCTTGTTCAGGTCGGTCGTGGAGAGTTCCATCCGGCAGCCCTCGCAGCGACCCCGGCGCAGCGCCGCCGCACCCAGCCCGTTCGAGGAGGCGCGGACCTTCTCGTAGAGCGCGACGAGCTCGCCGGGCAGACCACCGGCCAGCGTGGCCCGTTCTCCGCCGAGCTTCTCGGTCTCGGCGTCGATCTCGGCGGTCGCGGCCGCGAGCGCAGCCTCGGTGCGCTCCAGGTCGGCGGCGATCTGGTCCCGTTCGGCGGTCAGCTCGGCGATCCGGGCCTGGGCGGCCTCGCGGCGCTCCATGATCTCCAGCACCGCGTCCTCGAGGTCGCCCTGTCGCTTGGCCAGGCTCGCGATCTCGTGCTGGAGGATCTCGAGCTCCTTCGGCGAGGAGACCTGGCCGGCGTCGAGGCGCTTCTGGTCCCGGTCGGCCCGCTGGCGGACCTGGTCGACGTCGGCCTCGGCCTTCGTCTGCTCCCGCGCGATGTCGGAGTCCTCGGTCTCGGCGGCGACGAGCAGGTCCCGGACCTGGTCGCGGCGCACCCCCAGCTCCGCGATCGTCGCGGTCTCGGGCAGGGTCCGACGCCGGTGGGCCAACTGGTCGATGCGGGTGTCGAGCGCCTGCAGGTCGAGCAGCCGCCACTGGTCTGCGAGCGCGACGTTCAGCGGATCCTCCTGAAGGGTGCGGTCTCCCACCGTATCCCCGCCCGGCCCGCCGGAACCGGAGCCTGGCCTGGAAGGGGGCGGCCGGGGGTCTCGGCCGGGGTCAGATGTGCAGCGTCCAGGGGTCGGTGACGATCTCGGAGACGCGGGTCTGCACGCGGCTCCGGCCGGTCAGACCCGCCTCCAGCTCCTGCGCCGCGCGGGCCAGCCACGGCCACTCGCTCGCCCAGTGCGCGACGTCGACGAGCGCCGGGGCACCGTCGACCTCGCGAGCCTCGGAGGCGGGGTGGTGCCGCAGGTCGGCGGTGACGTAGACGTCGGCGCCGATCGAGCGGACGGCCCCGAGCAGGGAGTCCCCGGCGCCGCCGCACACCGCGATGCGCCGGACCAGGCGGGTGGAGTCCCCCGCGACGCGGATGCCGCCGGCGGTGGCGGGCAGCCCGTCGCGGACCCGGGCGACGAACATCGACAACGGCTCGGGCTCGTCGAGGACGCAGACCCGGCCGGTCCCCCGCGGGCCGACCTCGCCGGCCAGTTCGAGGACGTCGAACGCCGGCTCCTCGTACGGGTGCGCGGCGCGCAGCGCGGCGAGGACGGCGCCGCGCCGGTCGCGGGAGAGCACCATCTCCAACCGCGTCTCCGCAACGGTCTCGACCTTGCCGACCGCGCCGATCGTCGGGTTCGCGCCGGGCAGCGGCCGGAACGTGCCGGTGCCCTCGGTGGTGAACGCGCAGCGGTCGTAGTCGCCGATCGCCCCGGCGCCCGCGATCGCGAGCGCGTCGAGGACGCGGTCGGCGTCGGCGTGCGGCACGAACGTGACGATCTTGTCCATCGGGTCGCACGGCCGGGGCTCGATCGGTTTGCCCGGCGGCAGTTTGAGCGCGTCGGCGAGGGCGTCCGAAACGCCGCCGGTGGCGCAGTCCGCGTTGGTGTGCGCGACGAGCAGCCCGCAGCCGCCGGCGATCAGGCGGTGGACCAGGCGACCCTTGTAGTTCGTCGCCGGGACGCCGTTCACCGGGCGCAGGAACAGCGGGTGGTGCGTGATCAGCAGGTCGGCGCCCCACTCCAGGGCCTCGTCGACGACCTCCGCCACCGGGTCGACGGCGAACAGGACCTTCTCGACACGGGCGTCCGGGTCGCCGCAGACGAGCCCGACCGCGTCCCAGGACTCCGCCCAGCGGGGGTCGTAGCGGCTCTCGATGACCTTGACCACGTCGCGCAGGGCAGCAGGCACGCCGGGAGGCTACCCGGCGCGGCCGCGGTTCAGCGCGTCGCCGCGCTGCTGGTCTCCGCCGCGCCGATCTCCGCGGACGAGCCGGCCGGCGTCGAGCCGTCGTTCGTCGTCGACGCGAGCAGGTACCCGCACATCAGCAGCATCAGGACCAGCCAGTTGACCATCGACAGCCCGATCGTCACCGGGTCCGGCCCGGTCGTGAGACGGGACTGCGCGACGACGGCTGCCTGCGGCTCCATAAGGGCTTCGACGCGGTCCTGACCAGCCCGGTTCCCAGTTTGCGAAGTCCTCGTGCTTACCTACAAAGATGACCGATCAACCAAGCGACTGGACCGCGCCGGGGGCGTACGAGGTGGCACCCGGGGTCCACCGCATCCCGCTGCCGCTGCCGAACGACGGCCTGCGGGCGGTCAACGTCTACGTCCTCCCGGCCGGGCCGGAGCCCGCCGACGGGTGCGTGCTCATCGACTCCGGCTGGGCCCTCGCGGAGGCGCGCACGCAGCTGGAGGACTCCCTCGCCCTGATCGGTTACGGGCTCGACGACGTCCGCCGGTTCCTCGTCACCCACATGCACCGCGACCACTTCACGCTCGGAATCGAGCTGCGCCGCCTGTTCGGGGCGAAGGTCGCGCTCGGGGCCGGCGAGCAGCCCAACCTGGACCTGATCCTGTCCGCGAACGACGCGGCGCTGCTGCGCCTGCTGCCGGCCTGGGGCGCCCCCGACCTCGGGCAGGCCTGGGCCGCCACCATCCAGCCGGAGGAGCGCGAGCTCTCGCGGAAGTCCTACGAGACCCCGGACGAGTGGATCCGCGACGGCCAGGTCCTCGACGCCGGCAAGCGCAGCCTGACCGCGATCGAGACGCCCGGGCACACCCGCGGCCACCTGGTCTACCTCGACCCCGACGCCGAGGTGATGTTCACCGGCGACCACGTGCTCCCGCACATCACGCCGTCGATCGGCCTCGAGCCCGCCCGCCAGGACAGCCCGCTGACGGCCTACCTGGCCTCGCTGCGGCTGCTGCTCAGCCACCCCGACGCCCTCATGCTCCCGGCCCACGGGACCCCGGGCGGCAGCGTCCACGGCCGGGTGAAGGAGCTGCTGCACCACCACGACGTCCGGCTCGCGGCCACGCTCGAGGCGATCCGCGCCGGCGCCGGTTCCCCCGCCGAGGCCGCGAAGGCGATCGGCTGGACCCGCCGCGAGACCCCGTTCGCGGATTTGAACACCTACAACCAGATCCTCGCCGTCGGCGAGACCTGGGCCCACCTCGTCGTCCTCGCCGAACGCGGCGAGGTCGTCCAGACCGTCGACGGCGAGGGCCGGATCACCTACGACCTGCCGCGATGAGTTTCGGGCCCGGCGCCCGTCTGTGGATGCGACCCCCTCTGCGGAAGGACGCGCCATGCCCGAGACCCAGCCCGGCCCCGACCTCACCCCCGCCGCGACCCAGGTGATCCGCCTGCTCGACGGGGTGCGCGAGGAGCACCTCACCGCCCCGACCCCGTGCGTGGGGCTGACCGTGGGCGCGCTGCTCGAGCACTTTCTCGGGCTGACGCAGGCGTTCACCGACGCCGCGCGCAAGGTCCCGCCGCCCCCGGACGCGCCCGCCGGCGGCGCGCCGACCGACGTCGAGCTGAACCCGGAGTGGCGGGCGCTGCTGCCCAAGCAGCTCGGCGAGCTCGCGCAGGCGTGGCGCGACCCGGCGGCCTGGGCCGGCGAGGCGACCGCGGACGGCGTCACGATGCCGGCCGAGGTCATGGGCGTCGTCGCGCTCGACGAGCTCGTCCTGCACGGCTGGGACCTCGCCCGCGCCACCGGCCAGAACTTCGCCTGCGACGAGGCGAGCGCCGGCGCCGTCCTCGGGTTCACCCAGATGTCCGCGGCCCCCGAGTTCGCCGACAGCCGCGACGGCCTGTTCGGCCCGGTCGTCGAGGTACCGGCTGACGCCCCGCCGTTCGTCCGGGCGCTCGGCCTCTCGGGCCGGGACCCGGCCTGGACGCCGTGAACCGGCCGGCCGGGACTGGGTGGGCGCAACAGGGATCGAACCTGTGACCACCGCCTTGTAAGGGCGGCGCTCTACCGCTGAGCTATACGCCCGTGCCGCGGGATCATCCCACGAACTGGGCCAGGGCCTCGTGGTAGAGCTCGTGATTGCGGGGCCGGCCGATGTCGCTGAGCGTCCGCCAGACGACGACGCCCTCGCTGTCGATGAGGAACGAGCCCCGGGTCGCGACGCCGGCGTTCTCGTCGAAGACGCCGTAGGCCCGGGCGACCTCGCCGTGCGGCCAGAAGTCGGAGAGCAGCGGGAACTTCAGGCCGTCCCGGTCCGCGAAGACGCGCTGCGTGTACGGCGAGTCGACCGAGCAGCCCAGGACCTGGACCCGGTCGTTCTGGAAGTGCTCGACGTCGGCCTGCAGCAGCGTCAGCTCGCCGGCGCACACGCCGGTGAAGGCCAGCGGGTAGAACACGAGCAGCACCGCCTTGGGCCGGTGCTCCGCCAGCGTGATCACGACGTTGTGCTGGTCGCGAAGTGCGAAGTCGGGGGCCTTCGCGCCGATCTCGATCGCCACGGCACCAACCTACGGGTCAGCGCTTGCGGGCGGCCTTGGGGGTCACCAGACGGGTGCCCGACCAGTCGGGCGCCGCGGCGATGCTGCTGGTCTGCGACAGGCCGGCGGTCGGGGCCGCCTCGCCGATGTCGGACGGCTCGACGTGACCGGGTCGGCCCGACTTCGGCGTCAGCAGCCAGACCACACCCCCGTCCATGAGGGAGGCCAGGGAGTCGACCAGGGCGTCCACCAGGTCACCGTCCCCCTCGCGCCACCACAGGAGGACGGCGTCGACGGTTTCCTCGTAGTCCTCGTCGACCAGTTCGTTACCGGTCACGTCCTCGATCGCGTCGCGGAGGTCGAAGTCGACGTCGTCGTCGTAACCGATCTCCTGGACGACCTGACCCGAGGCGAAGCCCAGCCGCGAGATGGTCGCGGCCGCGCCCTCGGCGCTGGCGCCCAACGTATGTCTCCTGTTCCTCGTGTGTCCCACTGAGGTGGTTGGCGGGTAGTTCATCCGGTTCGAGGCCCGCCGCGCAAGTACCCCCGCCGGAGGTGTGGACAGCGATCGAGACACACCTCACGCCCGAAACGCCCGGTTTACCGGAGGGTAGCGATGCACGAAACGATCTCCAGGACAACGATGGAGGGGACACCCCGGCACCGGAGGGGGTGGCCTCGGAAGAAAAGGACCTCCGCCGTGACATCAGGACGCGAACGGTTCTCCGTCATCAGCGACGGGCTGCCCACCCAACTGCCGGACGTCGACCCCGAGGAGACGCGGGAGTGGCTGCAGTCGCTCGACGCCGTCATCGACGGAGGCGGCCAGGCCCGCGCGCGCTACCTGATGCTCCGACTGCTCGAACGCGCCCGTGAGCGACAGGTCGGCGTCCCCGGTCTGCGCAGCACGGACTACATCAACACGATCTCGACCGAGAACGAGCCGTGGTTCCCCGGCGACGAGGACGTCGAGCGCCGCATCCGCGCGTTCATCCGCTGGAACGCGGCCGTCATGGTGTCGCGCGCGAACCGGCCCGGCATCGGCGTCGGCGGGCACATCGCGACGTACGCGTCGGCGGCGTCGCTCTACGACGTCGGCTTCAACCACTTCTTCCGCGGCAAGGCGGGCGGCGAGTCCGGCGATCAGGTCTTCATCCAGGGCCACGCCTCCCCCGGCATCTATGCGCGCGCGTTCCTCGAGGGTCGTCTGTCGGCGGACCAGCTCGACGGGTTCCGGCAGGAGCTGACCTCCCCGGTCGGCGGTCTGCCGTCGTACCCGCACCCGCGGCTGATGCCGGACTTCTGGGAGTTCCCGACCGTCTCGATGGGCCTCGGCCCGCTGCACGCGATCTACCAGGCCCGGTTCAACCGGTACCTGTTCAACCGTCAGATCAAGGACACGTCGCGCTCGCACGTGTGGGCCTTCCTCGGCGACGGCGAGATGGACGAGGTCGAGTCGCTCGGCGCGATCGGCGTCGCGGCCCGCGAGGAGCTCGACAACCTGACGTTCGTCGTCAACTGCAACCTGCAGCGGCTCGACGGCCCGGTGCGCGGCAACGGCAAGATCATCCAGGAGCTCGAGAGCTACTTCCGCGGCGCGGGCTGGAACGTCATCAAGGTCGTCTGGGGCCGGGACTGGGACCCGCTGCTCGCGCGCGACGTCGACGGCGTCCTCGTCAACGCCATGAACACCACGCCGGACGGGCAGTTCCAGACCTACACGACCGAGTCCGGCGCCTACATCCGCGAGAACTTCTTCGGGCGGGACCCGCGGCTGCGCAAGATGGTCCAGAACATGACCGACGAGCAGCTCACCAAGCTCTCGCGCGGTGGTCACGACTACCGCAAGGTCTACGCGGCGTTCAAGGCCGCGCGCGAGCACGTCGGCCAGCCGACGGTGATCCTCGCGCACACCATCAAGGGCTGGACGCTCAAGAGCTTCGAGGCGCGCAACGCGACGCACCAGATGAAGAAGCTGACCAAGGACGACCTCAAGGAGTTCCGCGACCGGCTGCACCTGCCGATCTCGGACGCCGCGCTCGAGGCCGACCTGCCGCCGTACTTCCACCCCGGTGAGAACTCGGACGAGATCAACTACCTGCTCGAGCGGCGCCGCGCCCTCGGCGGGTTCCTGCCCTCGCGCGTGGTGCGGGCCAAGCCGCTCAAGCTGCCGGGCGCGGCCGCGTTCACCCAGATGGAGAAGGGCTCGGGCAAGCAGCCGGTCGCGACGACCATGGCGTTCGTGCGACTGATCCGCGACCTGATCAAGGACCCGGAGATCGGCCACCGCTTCGTGCCGATCATCCCCGACGAGGCGCGCACCTTCGGCCTGGACTCGATCTTCCCGACCGCGAAGATCTACTCGCCCCACGGCCAGAACTACGACGCCGTCGACCGCGAGCTTCTCCTGTCCTACAAGGAATCGACGCAGGGTCAGATCCTGCACGAGGGCATCAGCGAGGCCGGCGCCATGGGCTCGGTCGTCGCCGCGGGCACGTCGTACGCGACGCACGGCGAGCACATGATCCCCGTCTACATCTTCTACTCGATGTTCGGGTTCCAGCGGACCGGCGACGCCATCTGGGCCTTCGCGGACCAGCTCGGCCGCGGGTTCCTGATCGGCGCCACCGCGGGCCGCACCACGCTGAACGGCGAGGGCCTGCAGCACGAGGACGGGCACTCGCTGCTGCTCGCGTCGACCAACCCGGCGTGCGTGGCCTACGACCCCGCGTTCGGGTTCGAGATCGGCCACATCGTGCAGTCCGGGCTCAAGCGGATGTACGGCTCGTCGGTCGCCCACCCGCACGGCGAGGACGTCTTCTACTACCTGACGGTCTACAACGAGCCCTACGTCCAGCCGGTGCAGCCCGCGAGCCTGGACGTCGACGCGCTGCTGCGCGGCATGTACCGGTACGCGCCGGCGCCCGAGGTACCGAACGGCGCCCCGCGGGCCCAGCTCCTGGCGTCCGGCCCGGCGATGCAGTGGGCGCTCGAGGCCCAGGCCCGGCTCGCGTCCGAGTGGGGCGTCGGCGCCGACGTCTGGTCGGTGACGTCGTGGTCGGAGCTGCGCCGCGACGGCATGGCGTGCGAGGAGCACAACCTGCTCCACCCCGACGCCGAGCCGGTCGTCCCCCACGTCACCCGCTCCCTGACCGGCGCCCCCGGCCCGGTCGTCGCGGTCAGCGACTGGATGAAGGCCGTCCCGGACCAGATCGCGCGGTGGGTCCCCAGCGACTTCATCTCGCTCGGGACCGACGGCTGGGGCCGCTCCGAC of the Sporichthya polymorpha DSM 43042 genome contains:
- a CDS encoding zinc ribbon domain-containing protein; amino-acid sequence: MNVALADQWRLLDLQALDTRIDQLAHRRRTLPETATIAELGVRRDQVRDLLVAAETEDSDIAREQTKAEADVDQVRQRADRDQKRLDAGQVSSPKELEILQHEIASLAKRQGDLEDAVLEIMERREAAQARIAELTAERDQIAADLERTEAALAAATAEIDAETEKLGGERATLAGGLPGELVALYEKVRASSNGLGAAALRRGRCEGCRMELSTTDLNKVRATPEDEVVRCEECRRILVRVADSGL
- a CDS encoding peroxiredoxin — its product is MAIEIGAKAPDFALRDQHNVVITLAEHRPKAVLLVFYPLAFTGVCAGELTLLQADVEHFQNDRVQVLGCSVDSPYTQRVFADRDGLKFPLLSDFWPHGEVARAYGVFDENAGVATRGSFLIDSEGVVVWRTLSDIGRPRNHELYHEALAQFVG
- a CDS encoding Nif3-like dinuclear metal center hexameric protein: MPAALRDVVKVIESRYDPRWAESWDAVGLVCGDPDARVEKVLFAVDPVAEVVDEALEWGADLLITHHPLFLRPVNGVPATNYKGRLVHRLIAGGCGLLVAHTNADCATGGVSDALADALKLPPGKPIEPRPCDPMDKIVTFVPHADADRVLDALAIAGAGAIGDYDRCAFTTEGTGTFRPLPGANPTIGAVGKVETVAETRLEMVLSRDRRGAVLAALRAAHPYEEPAFDVLELAGEVGPRGTGRVCVLDEPEPLSMFVARVRDGLPATAGGIRVAGDSTRLVRRIAVCGGAGDSLLGAVRSIGADVYVTADLRHHPASEAREVDGAPALVDVAHWASEWPWLARAAQELEAGLTGRSRVQTRVSEIVTDPWTLHI
- a CDS encoding bifunctional RNase H/acid phosphatase, encoding MTRRLVVEADGAARGNPGPASYGAVVRDADTGEVLAERAATLGVTTNNVAEYSGLIAALEAAFELDPTAQVEVRMDSKLVIEQMAGRWSVKHENLKPLASKAKTLIPAQAQVRWTWIPRGENTHADRLANLALDGSGPAVEPPPGERTGEIRVVSAQPLAKEVALDETGPIPKIIGWATDLGHVTTLRLLRHGETPHTIEKRFSGIRFDPPLSERGQQQAKAAATHLAANGGIDVIVSSPLLRARQTAQAVADAVGLEVIVDDGFRECDFGDWDGLTFAEARAQAGDALSQWLSNPEIAPPNGESLLQVAARVAEAQQRILATHAGRGVLIVAHVGSIKMLIREALGAPIATIHRLQLDPAALSTVRWYGDGNSAVHAYNETAHLGEWKRVDGS
- a CDS encoding MBL fold metallo-hydrolase, with product MTDQPSDWTAPGAYEVAPGVHRIPLPLPNDGLRAVNVYVLPAGPEPADGCVLIDSGWALAEARTQLEDSLALIGYGLDDVRRFLVTHMHRDHFTLGIELRRLFGAKVALGAGEQPNLDLILSANDAALLRLLPAWGAPDLGQAWAATIQPEERELSRKSYETPDEWIRDGQVLDAGKRSLTAIETPGHTRGHLVYLDPDAEVMFTGDHVLPHITPSIGLEPARQDSPLTAYLASLRLLLSHPDALMLPAHGTPGGSVHGRVKELLHHHDVRLAATLEAIRAGAGSPAEAAKAIGWTRRETPFADLNTYNQILAVGETWAHLVVLAERGEVVQTVDGEGRITYDLPR
- the aceE gene encoding pyruvate dehydrogenase (acetyl-transferring), homodimeric type translates to MTSGRERFSVISDGLPTQLPDVDPEETREWLQSLDAVIDGGGQARARYLMLRLLERARERQVGVPGLRSTDYINTISTENEPWFPGDEDVERRIRAFIRWNAAVMVSRANRPGIGVGGHIATYASAASLYDVGFNHFFRGKAGGESGDQVFIQGHASPGIYARAFLEGRLSADQLDGFRQELTSPVGGLPSYPHPRLMPDFWEFPTVSMGLGPLHAIYQARFNRYLFNRQIKDTSRSHVWAFLGDGEMDEVESLGAIGVAAREELDNLTFVVNCNLQRLDGPVRGNGKIIQELESYFRGAGWNVIKVVWGRDWDPLLARDVDGVLVNAMNTTPDGQFQTYTTESGAYIRENFFGRDPRLRKMVQNMTDEQLTKLSRGGHDYRKVYAAFKAAREHVGQPTVILAHTIKGWTLKSFEARNATHQMKKLTKDDLKEFRDRLHLPISDAALEADLPPYFHPGENSDEINYLLERRRALGGFLPSRVVRAKPLKLPGAAAFTQMEKGSGKQPVATTMAFVRLIRDLIKDPEIGHRFVPIIPDEARTFGLDSIFPTAKIYSPHGQNYDAVDRELLLSYKESTQGQILHEGISEAGAMGSVVAAGTSYATHGEHMIPVYIFYSMFGFQRTGDAIWAFADQLGRGFLIGATAGRTTLNGEGLQHEDGHSLLLASTNPACVAYDPAFGFEIGHIVQSGLKRMYGSSVAHPHGEDVFYYLTVYNEPYVQPVQPASLDVDALLRGMYRYAPAPEVPNGAPRAQLLASGPAMQWALEAQARLASEWGVGADVWSVTSWSELRRDGMACEEHNLLHPDAEPVVPHVTRSLTGAPGPVVAVSDWMKAVPDQIARWVPSDFISLGTDGWGRSDTRAALRRHFRVDAQSIVVRTLAELAARKEIEPETVRKALDTYRLTDVTATTATEAGGET
- a CDS encoding VOC family protein translates to MNKPITPCLWFDGNAREAAEFYTSVFPNSKMGEVGLAPDGGTPSNEAGAEMVVEFTLNGQPFTGLNGGPMFTFSEAVSFQIFCADQAEVDHYFDALVAGGEPSYCGWLKDKFGLSWQVVPLPVLELLNGPKAQIAFEAINKPEKIVIADVQAACA
- a CDS encoding TIGR03086 family metal-binding protein, encoding MPETQPGPDLTPAATQVIRLLDGVREEHLTAPTPCVGLTVGALLEHFLGLTQAFTDAARKVPPPPDAPAGGAPTDVELNPEWRALLPKQLGELAQAWRDPAAWAGEATADGVTMPAEVMGVVALDELVLHGWDLARATGQNFACDEASAGAVLGFTQMSAAPEFADSRDGLFGPVVEVPADAPPFVRALGLSGRDPAWTP
- a CDS encoding NUDIX hydrolase N-terminal domain-containing protein; its protein translation is MSSADLPEVPEDLPPGVPAGSPWLAWARKLDAMARIGSTFASNPYETRRYTELAAISKAMLAELWARPEVELPEMYHPTEGYVTPKVDVRAAVFDEENRLLLVREVADGRWSLPGGWADVGDSPASSAEREVREESGFHCRLTHLIGVFDAHDPGSPFSAYKIVFGGDVIGGEAGGDHETDGVGFYTRDQLPPLSHRRTPDRVIEAIFAHRADPTLPALFE
- a CDS encoding zinc-binding metallopeptidase family protein, encoding MRSFSCPKCGHLLFFENSLCLNCESEVGFDRAAAEFVLAPPATRCANAVLAECNWIAPDGGLCDCCDLTRTRPSDDDTEGMAAFARAEAAKRRLLYQLDDLGLGVEATPDCPGLEFDLLSSVDEPVTTGHADGVITLDLAEGDDGHRETMRVRLDEPYRTLLGHFRHEVGHYYWMRLVDGGPALPATRKLFGDERADYAEALAAHYSSDPEPGWDQTHVSIYATAHPWEDWAETFAHYLHIRDALQTASAFGIVVAGPEVEVPPDPDAPLASVPIETDDFDDLVNSWLPLTYALNAVNRSMGKKDLYPFVLSPAVLDKLRFVHTLVTRKPPARPQ
- a CDS encoding DUF3052 domain-containing protein; amino-acid sequence: MGASAEGAAATISRLGFASGQVVQEIGYDDDVDFDLRDAIEDVTGNELVDEDYEETVDAVLLWWREGDGDLVDALVDSLASLMDGGVVWLLTPKSGRPGHVEPSDIGEAAPTAGLSQTSSIAAAPDWSGTRLVTPKAARKR